From the Gadus chalcogrammus isolate NIFS_2021 chromosome 15, NIFS_Gcha_1.0, whole genome shotgun sequence genome, one window contains:
- the LOC130404456 gene encoding cytochrome P450 3A27-like produces MFFLPFFSATTWTLIVLTLTLLLLYGIWPFNHFKKMGVRGPRPFPFMGTLPYFMKKGQHFTLECNKKYGDVWGQFDGLSPLLMVADPEMLKVILVKECYSTFTNRRIFAKDIFGPLKDGLTLVKDDRWKRIRSTISPSFTSGRLKQVFPIVERYADRLVKTLDTEKPDQSVDVKKFVGPYSLDVMTSASFSIDTDTTVNPDAPLSVQLRNLLKFKIWPFFVIMALPFTQHLFRLTGISVLNKTSVDYFYNLVKRVQHDHKEDKSGHSDFLQLMIESEIQESDIKDGVEPSKGMTDPEIVSQAFLFIFGGFDTTSTTLTYILYNLALNPDAQQTLQQKIDVHFSKDSPVSYEDLMNLEFLDNVISESMRLLPTAPLIDRVCKKTFQINGLTIPEGTAVGVPLSNIHRDPRFWTSPELFKPERFSKDHGEDIHPYAYMPFGLGPRNCVGMRFAVMVMKMVLVRLLRDHYVETCKDTVVPLEFNSIFQPKEPIKLTFSRREL; encoded by the exons atgtttttcttaCCGTTTTTCTCAGCAACGACATGGACTCTAATTGTTCTCACCTTAACCCTATTGTTGTT GTATGGCATTTGGCCGTTCAACCATTTTAAAAAGATGGGCGTTCGTGGGCCAAGACCCTTTCCTTTTATGGGAACATTGCCTTACTTTATGAAA AAAGGTCAACATTTTACCCTTGAATGCAATAAGAAATATGGAGATGTTTGGGG GCAGTTTGATGGACTTTCCCCCTTGTTAATGGTGGCCGATCCTGAAATGCTAAAGGTTATTTTAGTGAAGGAGTGTTATTCCACCTTCACCAACCGAAGG ATCTTTGCTAAAGACATTTTCGGACCATTGAAAGATGGACTTACCCTGGTTAAAGATGACAGGTGGAAAAGAATTCGGAGTACCATATCGCCATCGTTTACCAGTGGAAGGCTGAAACAG GTCTTTCCCATTGTTGAACGCTATGCTGACCGACTTGTTAAAACCCTTGACACTGAAAAGCCGGACCAATCTGTGGATGTAAAAaa ATTTGTCGGCCCCTACAGCTTGGATGTAATGACCAGCGCTTCCTTCAGCATTGACACCGACACCACAGTCAATCCAGATGCTCCTCTCAGCGTTCAACTCAGAAATCTCTTGAAGTTCAAAATATGGCCTTTTTTTGTAATAA TGGCCTTGCCGTTTACACAACACCTTTTTAGGCTGACTGGCATCTCAGTATTGAACAAAACCAGTGTGGATTACTTCTATAACCTTGTTAAGCGCGTCCAGCATGACCACAAGGAAGATAAATCT GGACATAGTGATTTCCTTCAGCTGATGATTGAAAGTGAGATCCAGGAGTCTGACATTAAGGACGGAGTAGAGCCAAGTAAAG GTATGACTGATCCAGAGATTGTCTCCCAGGCGTTTCTCTTCATATTTGGCGGTTTTGACACCACCAGTACCACGCTGACTTACATCCTGTACAACCTGGCCTTGAACCCTGACGCTCAGCAAACCCTACAGCAAAAGATCGACGTGCACTTTTCAAAAGAT AGTCCTGTTTCCTATGAGGACCTGATGAATCTGGAGTTCCTGGACAATGTGATTTCTGAGTCCATGCGGTTGCTGCCCACTGCCCCTCTAATTGACAGAGTGTGCAAAAAAACCTTCCAAATCAATGGACTCACCATCCCTGAAGGGACAGCGGTGGGGGTCCCTTTGTCAAACATTCACCGAGACCCCCGCTTCTGGACTTCCCCTGAGCTCTTCAAACCAGAACG ATTCAGTAAAGACCACGGGGAGGACATCCATCCCTATGCCTACATGCCCTTTGGCCTGGGTCCACGAAACTGTGTGGGGATGCGCTTCGCTGTGATGGTCATGAAGATGGTTCTGGTGCGCCTTCTGCGGGATCACTACGTGGAGACCTGCAAGGACACCGTT GTACCTCTGGAGTTTAATTCGATTTTTCAGCCCAAGGAGCCGATCAAGCTTACGTTTAGTCGAAGGGAACTGTAA